One Hyperolius riggenbachi isolate aHypRig1 chromosome 12, aHypRig1.pri, whole genome shotgun sequence genomic window, TCTACCACACATATGAGCAGGGACAACTGGAGTGACAGggctatggaggcggccatattatattattaatattagACTTCCCCACTGCATTGACAGGCCCTCGGGGGAAGCCCTATCACTAGTCTAGGttagtgctgctaatcataaatggtatacacatttcttcaaacagatatcaaacaagtgACAGTGTTCCAGACTGCAAACTGAAATGAAAGCCAACAGCggcatgcagagccacacagaggctaaatacatgccatgaatgcaaagcagatgcaaataATGTACTAAatcctaatctaaaaatttgtgcAGAGCTCCAAAAATATGGACAAAATGACGCAACTTTCATTCAAAACTATCAGCAGCTCCAGTAtctggtcccgtcacttctgtcagtcgcagccagtctgacataagagaagtgcgctctttgcatacCTCTCCAGCAGGCGCTGGAgaaatacgtagagggcgcacttctcgtgCGTGGGCTGGCCGagactgacagaagtgacgggacccagtactggagctgaggacagcggcatgggagcgagACAAGcgggtggggctggaggaagcctcaggtatgtataaaactttttatttccttcagctctggtacactttaaatctatGTACAGCAGGAAACATAAGCAGTGCTTCCAGACAGATTGAAAGTGTACCAGGGCTGAaggaaataaaaagttttatacatacctggggcttcctccagccccatccgctcggatcgctacCACACCTTGGCAGCTGACATTGTGTCTGAAGTGACGCTTCAACACAAGAGGAGAGTACTGTATGGTTTGAATATtaaaaatttaaaggacaactgaggtgacatgatgataagacatgtgtatgtacagtgtcaaacacacaaataactatgctgtattgcggtttttctttctctgcctgaaagagttacacatcaggtatgcaagtgacagtttctgttcgGGTCGGGacagggtcagactatagcataaccctcaatgataagtaattgcagtcataaaacactttcctgtcagtaaatggcttcccggagcaggacagagataaaaagcgtcaataattcatagattttagctatagcatacttcaatgaaagtgtcattgaaaagagacaatgaaacagtaaaatcttaaaaactagatttaaatataaaataaaactgtgagtaatttttaggagaaggaggattgatacagtcatttttctgatcagtttattttcaccttggacgtCCTTGAAGTTTAAAAgaattttttcattattttgatTTTCATCTGAACAGGGAAAGCAAACTAGCTGTGAGATTCTGCCACATTTCTCTCCTCCTATCAGGAAGCATCTGATGTATATGGTCTCCTCTCTCCTTGTAGATCTAACACATGTGATATGAAAGAGACGTTATGGATGTGGAGCCGGCGTACAACGAGTTCATATCGGGTGATAGAACAGGCCGGCGGAACGCCGTGCCTGACATCAAAGGGGAATGTAGCTCTACAGGGGTGCGAGACGTGTCCGAGGACATGGGCGACTTGTCCATCCAAGGAGCCGGTGAGTCATCTGTAGCTCcccgtaaaggtgcccattaacggtacaatttttccttcagattcgatcttttGACACAATTTTTATGTTCGAATTGCATAGAAAATGTCCCCGTGTGTGACGCAAATTGATGTGCAATGATTCTTTGGCTGCCTTCCAGGCTGGGTTGTATCAGGAACAAGGGGCCAGGGCCATCAAGCTGTGTAGGGAGGGGGCAGGGCTTCAAAGCTGGGTCATGTTGGGAGTAAAGGGGTGGGGCTGTCTGGAGCAAGGGGGCAGGGCTATCAGGCTGGGGGGTGTTGAGAGTTCTGAAGCAAgggggcagggctgccaggctgggTGGTGTTTCGGGAGCGATGGGTAGGAGCCATCAGGAGCGAGAGGGCAGGGCCCTCAGGCTGGTAGGTTTCTGGACGGGGGAGCGTAGAGAACTCACAGACTTAGCACTACAGACTCAGGCAGGCAGGAAATGAAGGAATGAATGAAGTAGGAATGATGTATGTGGGAGGAGGATATATTACCTGTAAGAAGATGGGATAAGGCAGCAGTAACGCGTTGTGTTCCAGGAGGAATGAATGAAGTAGGAATGATGTATGTGGGAGGAGGATATattcaatttaaaggacaactgtagggagaggtataaggaggctgccatatttattcctccttaagcaataccagtttcctggcagccctgctaatgtcTTTGGATGCAAtagcatctgaataacaccagaaacaagcatgcagataatcttgtaagTTCCTACgttaatgtcggaaacacctgatatgctgcatgcctgttcagggtctatggctaaaagtattagagacagaggatcagcagaacagccaggcaactggtattgcacaaaaggaaaaaaaaaacat contains:
- the PKIG gene encoding cAMP-dependent protein kinase inhibitor gamma, whose translation is MDVEPAYNEFISGDRTGRRNAVPDIKGECSSTGVRDVSEDMGDLSIQGAEGQSEATSSSSGQEQSPEAQDGSSPS